A genomic window from Candidatus Kouleothrix ribensis includes:
- a CDS encoding GAF domain-containing protein — protein sequence MHPVGLCSQWSCAYARRLGIAVLIVVLIIVINRGGTPRLPLASADQAPRGAAGLAVVFAMQQRLRTRRALLPASAHVSRLRDALQSLVGGAFSAPLWLRLPGRQGTPDQPAGQLAALLPIARATTAPGDPAHTLPALLTPIAGFFGAQWAALAALDPAQGQLTLIAGHPQAVNASAERRLPWPAELGQVPGAALPLVIETPQADPRLAQLYARPGLATGPLVIVPLCAGDQPIGALLLALTQPRALDAQALQAAPLIAGYAAAALAHSQLYAEAQQARQLKSSILDTISHEFRTPITAILGFTELYQEHVLGPVSAEQHEALDAIYRNTHRLLKLVDDMLDLARIATGKLDLLAGPVHTELYVREANTLLAPRLAQQQVSLALEFAQPLPLAWADARWLRRVLLNLVAYLLQSATVHSIRIRTGIAATQHGTPEIQIEIAGDSFDVPEHERATFFEAFVVPAAQFVNTPARLGLAISKYAVSAMGGQLTLVQPAAGASAFLLTLRTAEGTLDQPT from the coding sequence ATGCATCCAGTAGGACTCTGCTCGCAATGGTCATGTGCGTACGCCCGGCGGCTTGGCATAGCCGTGTTGATCGTGGTGCTGATCATCGTTATCAATCGTGGCGGCACACCACGCCTGCCGCTCGCGAGCGCCGACCAGGCTCCGCGCGGGGCCGCTGGCCTCGCAGTTGTGTTTGCCATGCAGCAGCGCCTGCGCACTCGGCGCGCCCTGCTACCCGCCAGCGCTCACGTATCGCGGCTACGCGACGCGCTCCAGAGCCTGGTTGGCGGCGCATTCAGCGCGCCCTTGTGGCTGCGGCTACCGGGCCGGCAGGGCACGCCGGATCAGCCTGCCGGCCAGCTGGCCGCGCTCTTGCCAATCGCGCGCGCCACGACCGCACCCGGCGACCCTGCCCACACCCTGCCCGCGCTGCTCACGCCGATCGCCGGCTTCTTCGGCGCACAGTGGGCCGCGCTCGCCGCGCTCGATCCCGCGCAAGGCCAGCTCACGCTGATAGCCGGGCACCCGCAGGCCGTTAACGCCAGCGCCGAACGGCGGCTGCCCTGGCCGGCCGAGCTGGGCCAGGTGCCTGGCGCGGCCCTGCCGCTGGTGATCGAAACGCCGCAGGCCGACCCGCGGCTGGCCCAGCTATACGCCAGGCCCGGCCTCGCCACCGGCCCGCTCGTGATCGTGCCGCTATGCGCCGGCGATCAGCCGATCGGTGCGCTGCTGCTGGCGCTCACTCAACCACGCGCACTCGACGCCCAGGCGCTCCAGGCGGCCCCGCTGATCGCCGGCTATGCGGCCGCCGCGCTCGCGCACTCGCAGCTCTACGCCGAAGCCCAGCAGGCGCGCCAACTCAAGTCGAGCATCCTCGATACGATCAGCCACGAATTTCGCACGCCGATCACCGCCATCCTGGGCTTCACCGAGCTATACCAGGAGCATGTGCTCGGCCCGGTCAGCGCCGAGCAGCACGAGGCGCTCGACGCAATCTACCGCAACACGCACAGGCTGCTCAAGCTAGTCGACGATATGCTCGACCTCGCGCGCATAGCCACGGGCAAGCTCGATCTCCTGGCCGGCCCGGTACACACCGAGCTGTATGTCCGCGAGGCCAACACGCTGCTGGCGCCCAGGCTCGCGCAGCAGCAGGTGTCGCTCGCGCTCGAATTTGCCCAGCCGCTACCACTGGCCTGGGCCGACGCGCGGTGGCTCCGGCGCGTGCTGCTCAACCTCGTGGCCTATCTACTCCAGTCGGCGACGGTACACAGTATACGCATCCGCACCGGCATCGCCGCCACACAGCATGGCACACCCGAGATCCAGATCGAGATCGCCGGCGACAGCTTCGACGTGCCAGAGCACGAGCGCGCCACGTTCTTCGAGGCGTTCGTGGTGCCAGCTGCTCAGTTCGTCAACACGCCGGCGCGGCTTGGCCTGGCGATCAGCAAGTATGCCGTAAGCGCAATGGGCGGGCAGCTCACGCTCGTGCAGCCGGCCGCAGGCGCAAGCGCGTTCTTGCTGACGCTGCGCACCGCCGAGGGCACGCTCGATCAGCCTACCTGA
- a CDS encoding PD40 domain-containing protein, translated as MPRLAATLVLVALALAAVPAHAAPFDGRRTQFADGAFTTVWARTDAQQVRSGRSWYWGPQPWFDYAEFYRQGINGLRTVQYFDKARMEINNPNDRSFQGGATNGLLVVELVSGHLKKGNDPFDYDLRAPADVPVAGNPKVDNPNSPTYSAFTNLATYDNNGYRDRSQLNQKIGAWLDSAGNISFRQDLFDAYPETTIAQYNTMTGHNIPKVFWDFMLLQGPVIEGGAVRTRPVVDWLFALGLPITDAYWTNAKIGAVEKTVLVQLFERRVLTYVPDNPAGYKVEMGNVGQHYFQWRYPHLGQPWAATDPQPSLLYASDALSGNQLEVWLYLVTGSAQITGDPLHPSRGGAESVPFSQRRSFDPLRNCLALDSRRGDGTHRQLYQQPLLPYGFSGSFENTCIPERLAITDNNPVSATNGPPDIPVQPGSDYNASISPDGTKVAFVSDRYGVPELFVMWAAGSTPARLTSDRCVSQYPTWSPDGRTLFWERQCNGGVYTIMRGDLKYDDDANYGVWATLVNVRELTNQNADNRYPRIAPDGKTIAFTSYRDGNAEIYTIDANGGSLRRLTNSSAEDEAPTWNANGSQLAFASNRDGDYDIYVMNADGSGQAALTNNNAQDRWPAWAQ; from the coding sequence ATGCCGCGGCTGGCCGCCACGCTGGTGCTCGTGGCACTGGCACTGGCCGCAGTTCCTGCCCACGCCGCACCGTTCGATGGGCGGCGCACACAGTTCGCCGATGGCGCGTTCACCACCGTGTGGGCGCGCACCGATGCGCAGCAGGTGCGCAGCGGCCGCAGCTGGTACTGGGGGCCGCAGCCCTGGTTCGACTACGCCGAATTCTACCGCCAGGGCATCAATGGCCTGCGCACCGTGCAGTACTTCGACAAGGCCCGTATGGAGATCAATAACCCTAACGACCGCAGCTTCCAGGGCGGCGCGACCAACGGCCTGCTGGTGGTCGAGCTGGTGTCGGGCCACCTGAAAAAGGGCAACGACCCGTTCGATTACGACCTGCGCGCCCCGGCCGATGTGCCGGTGGCCGGTAACCCCAAGGTCGATAACCCCAACAGCCCAACCTACTCCGCCTTCACGAACCTGGCGACCTACGATAACAACGGCTATCGCGATCGCAGCCAGCTCAATCAGAAGATTGGCGCCTGGCTCGACAGCGCCGGCAATATCTCGTTTCGCCAGGATCTGTTCGACGCCTACCCCGAGACGACGATCGCCCAGTACAACACCATGACCGGGCATAATATTCCGAAGGTGTTCTGGGACTTTATGCTGCTACAGGGGCCGGTGATCGAGGGTGGCGCAGTTCGCACGCGCCCGGTGGTCGACTGGCTGTTCGCGCTAGGCCTGCCGATCACCGATGCCTACTGGACGAATGCGAAGATTGGGGCGGTTGAGAAAACCGTGCTGGTGCAGCTGTTCGAGCGGCGCGTGCTGACCTACGTGCCCGACAATCCGGCCGGCTATAAGGTCGAGATGGGCAATGTCGGCCAGCACTACTTCCAGTGGCGCTACCCACACCTGGGCCAGCCCTGGGCCGCCACCGATCCGCAGCCGTCGCTGCTGTATGCCTCGGATGCGCTGAGCGGCAATCAGCTCGAGGTCTGGCTGTACCTGGTGACGGGCAGCGCCCAGATCACCGGCGACCCGCTGCACCCATCGCGCGGCGGTGCCGAGAGCGTGCCGTTCTCGCAGCGCCGCAGCTTCGACCCGTTGCGCAACTGCCTGGCGCTCGACTCGCGCCGCGGCGATGGGACGCATCGCCAGCTCTATCAGCAGCCGCTGCTCCCATATGGCTTTTCGGGGTCGTTCGAGAACACCTGCATCCCCGAGCGGCTGGCCATCACCGATAACAACCCGGTGTCGGCAACCAACGGCCCGCCCGATATCCCCGTTCAGCCGGGCAGCGACTATAACGCCAGCATCTCGCCCGACGGCACCAAAGTGGCGTTTGTGTCCGATCGCTATGGCGTGCCCGAGTTATTCGTGATGTGGGCGGCCGGCAGCACGCCGGCGCGGCTGACCTCGGATCGCTGTGTTAGCCAGTACCCAACCTGGAGCCCCGACGGGCGGACGTTGTTCTGGGAGCGCCAGTGCAACGGTGGGGTGTACACGATCATGCGCGGCGACCTGAAGTACGACGACGACGCCAACTATGGTGTGTGGGCCACGCTGGTGAATGTGCGCGAGCTGACCAACCAGAACGCCGACAACCGCTACCCGCGGATTGCCCCCGACGGCAAGACGATCGCGTTCACCTCGTATCGCGACGGCAATGCCGAGATTTACACGATCGATGCGAATGGCGGCAGCCTGCGGCGGCTGACCAACAGCAGTGCTGAGGATGAGGCGCCGACCTGGAACGCGAATGGCAGCCAGCTGGCATTTGCCAGTAATCGCGACGGCGACTACGACATCTATGTGATGAACGCCGACGGTAGCGGCCAGGCTGCGCTGACGAATAACAACGCGCAGGATCGCTGGCCGGCCTGGGCACAGTAG
- a CDS encoding haloacid dehalogenase-like hydrolase, with amino-acid sequence MQKLILWDIDGTLIYSGGVAGESMRAAMTRVYGRASTEARHAYAGKTDRQIILETFADLGHDALIESLDRFTAAYIEELTVRRAEFLARCRVLPGVAAALERLAAAPVIQSVLTGNLQPIAQLKLDMMQLSHFLDLEAGAYGSDHHSRAELVPFAAARARQRYGRAFVGADVVVIGDTPNDIDCGRAAGARTIAVATGPFGLNELRAHQPDAVLADLADTDRVLAAIVG; translated from the coding sequence GCACGCTGATCTATAGCGGCGGGGTGGCCGGCGAGTCGATGCGCGCCGCCATGACCCGTGTGTACGGCCGGGCCTCGACAGAGGCGCGCCATGCCTATGCCGGTAAGACCGACCGCCAGATTATCCTCGAGACCTTCGCCGACCTGGGGCACGACGCGCTGATCGAGTCGCTCGATCGCTTTACCGCAGCCTATATCGAAGAGCTGACTGTTCGCCGCGCCGAGTTCCTGGCGCGCTGCCGTGTGCTGCCGGGCGTCGCTGCGGCGCTCGAGCGCCTGGCCGCCGCGCCGGTGATCCAATCGGTGCTTACCGGCAACCTCCAGCCGATCGCGCAGCTCAAGCTCGACATGATGCAGCTTTCGCACTTCCTCGATCTCGAGGCCGGGGCGTATGGCAGCGATCATCATAGCCGGGCCGAACTGGTGCCATTTGCGGCTGCGCGCGCCAGGCAGCGCTATGGCCGCGCCTTCGTAGGCGCCGACGTAGTGGTGATCGGCGATACGCCAAACGATATCGATTGCGGCCGCGCTGCCGGCGCGCGTACGATCGCGGTGGCGACCGGGCCGTTTGGCCTGAATGAGCTGCGCGCCCACCAGCCCGACGCGGTACTGGCCGATCTGGCCGACACCGATCGCGTGCTGGCAGCTATCGTTGGGTAG
- a CDS encoding acyltransferase, with protein sequence MQPGSARLDFLDGVRGIAALAVVLGHACTQISATFRTSIEPYFYLGSWGVVLFFLCSGFILPVSLERQGSLSSFWVRRFFRLFPLYWANLIAIIAIGNAEASRVLAGPPARAGLIVLANLTMFQAFLGAPHLMALYWTLTLELLFYILISLLFLLKLSARFSSATLVLIVIAIGAGLVLPLPFAFSYSTHLILILVGLVVYRHYSGTLHPGVGAAIALLTPLLLVLPLLVDRGDSRGQLGWVVAQMAACVCFGCAYLLRARPIHPILRYLGQISYSIYLMHPIVLDLVPRMASPALTLLAWLVGVLLLASATYRWIERPMIAWGKRLTQAHK encoded by the coding sequence GTGCAACCTGGATCGGCGCGCCTCGACTTCCTAGACGGCGTGCGTGGGATTGCCGCACTAGCGGTGGTTCTGGGCCACGCCTGCACCCAGATCTCGGCAACATTTCGCACATCTATCGAGCCATACTTCTACCTTGGCAGCTGGGGCGTGGTGCTGTTCTTTCTGTGCAGCGGCTTCATTCTGCCGGTGTCGCTCGAGCGCCAGGGCTCGCTGTCCAGCTTCTGGGTTCGGCGCTTCTTCCGGCTCTTCCCACTCTACTGGGCCAATCTGATCGCGATCATTGCGATTGGGAACGCAGAGGCCAGCCGCGTTCTCGCCGGCCCACCCGCGCGTGCCGGCCTGATTGTGCTGGCCAACCTGACGATGTTCCAGGCCTTCCTGGGCGCCCCACACCTTATGGCGCTCTACTGGACGCTCACGCTGGAGCTATTGTTCTATATCCTGATCTCGCTGCTGTTCCTGCTCAAGCTCAGTGCGCGCTTCTCGTCGGCTACGCTGGTGTTGATTGTGATCGCGATCGGCGCCGGGCTGGTGCTGCCGCTGCCGTTCGCGTTCAGCTATAGCACGCATCTGATCCTGATCCTGGTTGGCCTGGTGGTCTATCGCCACTATAGCGGCACGCTTCACCCAGGCGTTGGGGCCGCAATCGCGCTGCTCACGCCGCTGCTGCTGGTGTTGCCGCTGCTCGTCGATCGTGGCGACTCGCGCGGGCAGCTGGGCTGGGTGGTCGCGCAGATGGCTGCCTGCGTGTGTTTCGGATGCGCCTACCTGCTGCGGGCACGGCCGATCCACCCGATCCTGCGCTACCTGGGCCAGATCAGCTACTCGATCTACCTGATGCACCCGATCGTGCTCGATCTGGTTCCGCGCATGGCTAGCCCCGCGCTGACGCTACTAGCCTGGCTGGTGGGGGTGCTGCTGCTGGCCTCGGCGACCTATCGTTGGATCGAGCGGCCGATGATCGCCTGGGGCAAGCGCCTGACCCAAGCGCACAAATAA